Proteins from a single region of Bdellovibrio bacteriovorus HD100:
- a CDS encoding adenylate/guanylate cyclase domain-containing protein, whose protein sequence is MRIPISTKLITVTILILVAATGTITWISSSYFEKKAAEQVDIANLESAAAKAKEIENIIANLVDKTRGTASLLTKGASSQVETGDDFDFNFTKDKNFISLEVLKLDGTSVETVARRVKEDVLKPYGLNSTYMIHVRSWQKFPIRSVAQGSIEIKNATYPKAPAMITIGIPLIRDEQGKITHVALADVSLAPFEKPFTDPSERTQYLIDRHGELLAHKDEQKAMARLNMAKYPIVQKALTQKSPQFQTKFLNPDNDKDYFGASVKTSYGATVISQTSEETILEVSREVKRRAIFVAGSAISMAIFFIFLFSMTLTSPIEKLAEMINLVSKGNFNVKARAQVKSHDEVGDLAEAFDHMTEGLKERDKVKNLFSKFHGSSVAEDLINNDIGVGGQTKDVVVFFSDIRGFTAFSEKRSPEEVVEMLNEYFGVMVKIINSHGGVVDKFIGDAIMAVWGAPKSSDKDAQQAVRACLEMRRALEGLNERRIAREQPPINIGMGLHAGKAISGTIGSDERMEYTVIGNTVNTASRIEASTKAFGADLLISDTVIEKIGEDFKTELAGAAEVKGRSEALKMFKVRGYRAEDGSMVEVRTAYSDYEAEAADKVKIKDAA, encoded by the coding sequence ATGAGAATACCGATTTCGACAAAACTCATTACAGTCACAATCCTGATCCTGGTCGCCGCCACCGGGACGATCACCTGGATTTCATCCTCTTACTTTGAGAAAAAAGCGGCCGAGCAGGTTGACATCGCGAACCTGGAATCCGCCGCTGCCAAAGCAAAAGAAATCGAAAACATCATCGCCAATCTGGTGGACAAGACCCGCGGCACGGCCTCCCTGCTGACCAAGGGCGCCAGCTCTCAAGTGGAAACCGGCGACGACTTTGATTTCAATTTCACCAAAGACAAAAACTTTATTTCCCTGGAAGTTCTGAAGCTGGACGGCACCAGCGTGGAAACCGTGGCTCGTCGTGTGAAAGAGGACGTGCTGAAGCCTTATGGTCTTAACTCCACTTATATGATTCACGTGCGTTCCTGGCAGAAGTTCCCGATCCGTTCCGTGGCTCAGGGAAGCATCGAAATTAAGAATGCCACTTACCCAAAGGCTCCGGCGATGATCACAATTGGCATTCCCCTGATCCGCGATGAACAGGGCAAAATCACTCACGTGGCCCTGGCCGATGTGTCCCTGGCGCCGTTTGAAAAACCCTTCACGGACCCGTCAGAACGCACTCAATACCTGATTGACCGTCATGGTGAGCTTCTGGCCCATAAGGACGAACAAAAAGCCATGGCGCGCCTGAACATGGCGAAGTACCCGATCGTGCAAAAAGCCCTGACACAGAAATCTCCGCAATTTCAAACCAAGTTCCTGAATCCTGACAACGACAAGGACTATTTTGGCGCGTCCGTAAAAACGTCTTACGGTGCGACTGTGATTTCCCAGACGTCAGAAGAAACCATCCTGGAAGTTTCCCGCGAGGTCAAACGCCGGGCGATCTTTGTTGCGGGTTCCGCTATTTCCATGGCGATCTTCTTTATCTTCCTGTTCTCCATGACCCTGACCTCCCCGATTGAAAAACTGGCGGAAATGATCAACCTCGTTTCAAAGGGCAACTTCAATGTCAAAGCCCGCGCCCAGGTGAAATCCCATGACGAAGTGGGCGATCTGGCCGAGGCCTTTGATCACATGACGGAAGGTTTGAAGGAACGTGACAAGGTGAAAAACCTGTTCTCGAAATTCCACGGTTCCTCGGTGGCCGAAGACTTGATCAACAACGATATCGGTGTCGGCGGTCAGACCAAGGACGTCGTCGTCTTCTTCTCGGATATTCGCGGTTTCACCGCTTTCTCGGAAAAAAGATCTCCGGAAGAGGTCGTTGAAATGCTGAACGAATACTTTGGTGTGATGGTTAAAATCATCAACTCTCATGGCGGGGTCGTGGATAAATTCATCGGCGATGCGATCATGGCTGTCTGGGGAGCTCCGAAAAGCTCGGACAAAGATGCCCAGCAGGCGGTGCGTGCGTGCCTGGAAATGCGCCGTGCTTTGGAAGGCCTGAATGAACGCCGCATTGCCCGCGAACAGCCACCGATCAACATCGGTATGGGGCTGCACGCCGGAAAAGCAATTTCCGGAACCATCGGTTCAGATGAGCGTATGGAGTACACGGTGATCGGAAACACGGTGAACACGGCTTCGCGAATTGAAGCCTCCACCAAGGCTTTCGGTGCGGATCTGTTGATTTCAGACACTGTCATCGAAAAAATCGGTGAAGACTTCAAGACCGAACTTGCCGGTGCCGCCGAGGTCAAAGGACGCTCGGAGGCTTTGAAAATGTTCAAGGTGCGTGGTTATCGAGCGGAAGATGGCTCGATGGTCGAAGTGCGCACGGCCTATTCTGACTATGAAGCGGAAGCCGCTGACAAGGTCAAAATCAAAGACGCCGCCTAG
- a CDS encoding fibronectin type III domain-containing protein — MISFWTSMVLAAPYRRLVNFEWEAIENAKSYEIELKQVKAKGEDAKTFTFKVTEAAWNGRLTPGKYMMKLRSRDYRGVPGDWSEPSEFNVGLETAVLKFPGARVKMATKETDTTSLEFKWAPVGGADQYHFVLTSDDGKTQITETLKDPSYKVKVPVASHYTWKVSSSNSEGITSDATAVGQFTLLGKPVENPRIEKPESDFVRELKWTRPDHVSSYDVYLLKYNTADKKWEKLKVYENYQQDTLPFDESLPGGKYQVVVRAKSDLRPSAPLAKQSFSVRSGDRSPAAEYTALVRKSIDRVTGWYAVASYLITEMSYQGVNPEKNSSVGYKALGGTGRLGVGWFSPHTPWGFLGIIDMSGFTFNGKTQTFASAEANAVYRRALGDRGEVRFQAGPYYKELPETVGDPFSGSSEDLKISSAGPHFGAEYWYSLTPKLGIQVNAHLYMSLMKISTPNGEPMEPKMSTQFGFLGSYRFTPRFTGLIGYAMREDKMSYKAKTGTDSFASDGDVNESTIIGNYLNVFAEWSF; from the coding sequence ATGATCTCTTTCTGGACCTCGATGGTTCTGGCGGCGCCTTATCGCCGTCTGGTGAACTTCGAGTGGGAGGCCATTGAGAACGCCAAGTCCTATGAAATCGAGCTGAAACAAGTCAAAGCCAAAGGCGAAGACGCCAAAACTTTCACCTTCAAAGTCACTGAGGCCGCCTGGAATGGCCGGCTGACTCCGGGCAAATACATGATGAAGCTGCGTTCGCGCGACTATCGTGGCGTTCCCGGCGACTGGAGTGAACCGAGCGAATTCAACGTCGGACTGGAAACCGCCGTGCTGAAATTCCCGGGGGCCCGTGTGAAAATGGCCACCAAAGAAACCGACACCACTTCGCTGGAGTTCAAATGGGCTCCGGTGGGCGGCGCCGACCAATATCACTTCGTTCTGACTTCTGATGACGGCAAAACCCAGATCACGGAAACGCTGAAGGATCCGTCCTATAAGGTGAAAGTCCCCGTGGCTTCGCACTATACGTGGAAAGTTTCATCAAGCAACAGTGAAGGCATCACCAGTGATGCGACCGCCGTGGGTCAGTTCACCCTGCTGGGCAAGCCGGTTGAAAATCCACGCATTGAAAAACCAGAAAGTGATTTCGTCCGGGAGCTGAAATGGACTCGTCCAGATCATGTCTCCAGCTATGACGTCTACCTGTTGAAGTACAACACAGCCGATAAAAAATGGGAAAAACTGAAAGTCTATGAAAACTATCAGCAAGACACCCTGCCATTTGATGAAAGTCTTCCGGGCGGAAAATACCAGGTTGTGGTTCGCGCAAAGTCTGATCTGCGCCCGTCTGCTCCCCTGGCGAAACAATCCTTCTCGGTGCGCAGTGGGGATCGTTCTCCGGCCGCGGAATACACCGCTTTGGTTCGTAAATCCATTGATCGCGTCACCGGATGGTATGCGGTTGCAAGCTATCTGATCACAGAAATGTCCTATCAGGGCGTCAACCCGGAGAAAAACTCGTCCGTGGGCTATAAAGCTCTGGGCGGCACAGGTCGTCTGGGTGTGGGCTGGTTCAGTCCGCACACACCTTGGGGCTTTTTAGGAATCATCGACATGAGTGGTTTCACCTTCAATGGAAAAACCCAGACATTCGCTTCCGCCGAAGCCAATGCCGTTTACCGCCGCGCCTTGGGTGACCGTGGTGAAGTGCGTTTCCAGGCAGGCCCTTACTACAAGGAACTGCCTGAAACTGTGGGTGACCCCTTCTCTGGATCTTCAGAAGATCTAAAAATCAGCTCTGCCGGCCCGCACTTCGGTGCCGAGTACTGGTACTCCCTGACACCGAAACTGGGAATTCAGGTGAATGCCCACCTTTACATGTCCCTGATGAAAATCAGCACACCCAACGGTGAGCCGATGGAACCCAAAATGTCGACTCAATTCGGCTTCCTGGGAAGTTATCGTTTCACACCAAGATTCACCGGGTTGATTGGCTATGCCATGCGAGAAGACAAAATGTCCTACAAGGCGAAAACCGGAACGGACAGCTTCGCCTCTGACGGAGACGTCAACGAGTCCACCATCATTGGTAACTATCTAAACGTCTTTGCCGAGTGGAGCTTCTGA